One Mucilaginibacter ginkgonis genomic region harbors:
- a CDS encoding type II toxin-antitoxin system RelE/ParE family toxin — protein sequence MGLKIEWSPRAEFTYNNILLYLELNWSANDVDNFMDRTDMFLKAISEQPDAFPQSKISQVRKAVITKQNSLFYSVRKSGIYLITFWDNRMSPDKNPYHFD from the coding sequence ATGGGACTAAAAATTGAATGGTCGCCACGTGCCGAATTTACCTATAATAACATATTGCTTTATTTGGAGTTGAATTGGTCGGCTAATGATGTAGACAATTTTATGGACAGAACGGATATGTTTTTGAAAGCCATTTCAGAACAACCGGATGCTTTCCCTCAATCAAAAATATCTCAAGTAAGAAAAGCAGTTATAACTAAACAAAACTCTTTGTTTTACTCGGTCCGCAAATCTGGTATTTATTTAATAACGTTTTGGGACAATCGTATGAGTCCTGATAAGAACCCATATCATTTTGACTAA
- a CDS encoding DinB family protein: protein MIAQPEPGEYAPYASGYIALASEYNDIRKLLTELKDITYSTFTAIPEEKGNYTYADGKWTIKQKLAHMIDAERVFAYRAYCIALGDKTAFPGFEQDDYVANANSRTLKNIADEFRAVREANLYFINNLSDEQSTIVGTSSNHSTSVRAILYIMAGHELHHLKLLKERYL from the coding sequence ATGATCGCCCAACCTGAACCCGGAGAATATGCGCCATACGCGTCAGGCTATATAGCTTTAGCCAGTGAGTACAACGACATAAGGAAGTTGCTGACGGAACTAAAAGATATTACCTACAGTACCTTTACCGCCATTCCCGAGGAGAAAGGCAACTATACTTACGCCGACGGCAAATGGACCATTAAGCAAAAACTGGCGCACATGATAGATGCTGAAAGGGTATTTGCTTACCGGGCATATTGTATTGCCTTGGGCGACAAAACAGCATTTCCCGGTTTTGAGCAAGATGATTATGTGGCCAATGCAAACAGCCGTACTTTAAAAAATATTGCGGACGAGTTTCGGGCAGTTCGGGAGGCTAATCTGTACTTCATCAACAACCTTAGCGATGAGCAATCAACAATAGTCGGAACGTCAAGCAATCATTCGACATCTGTTCGGGCTATTCTCTATATCATGGCCGGGCATGAATTGCACCATTTAAAGCTATTGAAAGAAAGATATTTGTAG
- the rsmA gene encoding 16S rRNA (adenine(1518)-N(6)/adenine(1519)-N(6))-dimethyltransferase RsmA → MPEVRAKKHLGQHFLTDKNIAVRIVGGLRPESKYNQVLEVGPGMGILSDILLQHPDLETYMIDIDTESYTYLVKKYPEAASRIINADFLEMDFSLVFEQPFGIIGNFPYNISSQILFKVLDNRQQVVEVVGMFQKEVAERCSAKPGSKEYGILSVFLQAWYKVEYLFTVKAGAFNPPPKVLSGVIRLTRNDVKELDCDEKLFWQVVKAGFNQRRKTLRNALSSLINKEKMDNEPLLDLRAERLSVADFVQLTNKISAGRE, encoded by the coding sequence ATGCCCGAAGTAAGAGCAAAAAAACATCTTGGCCAGCATTTCCTTACCGACAAAAATATTGCTGTGCGCATAGTTGGCGGCTTACGCCCGGAGAGCAAGTACAACCAGGTGCTTGAGGTTGGGCCGGGCATGGGTATTCTATCTGACATATTGTTGCAACATCCAGATCTTGAAACATATATGATAGACATTGATACCGAATCTTACACCTACCTGGTTAAGAAATATCCTGAAGCCGCTTCGCGTATCATCAACGCAGATTTTTTGGAAATGGATTTCTCATTAGTTTTCGAGCAGCCATTCGGCATAATTGGCAACTTTCCGTATAATATCTCTTCGCAGATTTTATTTAAAGTACTAGACAATCGTCAACAAGTTGTAGAAGTGGTGGGCATGTTCCAAAAAGAAGTAGCCGAACGCTGCTCCGCCAAGCCCGGCAGTAAAGAATACGGGATATTGAGTGTGTTCTTACAAGCGTGGTACAAAGTTGAGTATTTGTTTACCGTGAAGGCAGGAGCATTCAATCCGCCGCCAAAGGTGCTGTCTGGGGTGATCCGCTTAACTCGAAATGATGTTAAGGAATTGGATTGCGATGAAAAATTGTTCTGGCAGGTTGTAAAGGCCGGCTTCAATCAACGCCGTAAAACATTGCGTAACGCTTTATCCTCTTTAATTAATAAAGAAAAAATGGATAACGAACCTTTACTCGACTTACGTGCTGAGCGACTAAGCGTCGCAGATTTTGTTCAGCTAACGAATAAGATAAGCGCGGGGCGAGAGTAA
- a CDS encoding beta-1,6-N-acetylglucosaminyltransferase: protein MKLVHLILAHSAPAQLERLIRKLAHPDADIYIHLDKKATIDAFIYLEQIENVFFIKDRCRVDWGSFAMVQATLCSFKEILLSGKKYDYLNLLSGQDYPLKSYDTVHKFLKEHPNTAFMNFLMMETEWQEAMPRIEEYHFHHLKISGRFILQSVVNSLLPIRSFPGGMIPVGRSQWFTIPLDCVEYIVDFWAGNKKLQRFIKWTWAPDEFIFQTILFNSVHKSKMVNRDLRYIDWSAGGVSPKTLNITDADKMLASGAFWARKLDMSRDPALFDLLDEHAAETVA from the coding sequence ATGAAACTGGTTCATTTAATACTTGCACATTCCGCACCGGCTCAGCTCGAAAGACTGATACGTAAACTTGCACATCCCGACGCCGATATTTATATCCACCTGGATAAAAAAGCTACCATTGATGCTTTTATTTACCTTGAACAAATTGAAAACGTTTTCTTTATCAAAGACCGCTGCCGTGTAGACTGGGGCAGCTTTGCGATGGTGCAGGCAACCCTTTGCAGTTTTAAAGAGATATTGTTAAGCGGAAAAAAATACGACTATCTGAATTTATTGAGTGGTCAGGATTATCCTTTAAAATCTTATGACACCGTCCATAAATTTTTGAAAGAGCATCCAAACACCGCTTTCATGAACTTTCTGATGATGGAAACCGAGTGGCAAGAAGCTATGCCCCGCATAGAAGAGTACCATTTTCATCACCTTAAAATAAGCGGTCGTTTTATTTTGCAATCAGTTGTCAATAGCCTGTTGCCAATACGCAGTTTCCCGGGTGGAATGATACCCGTTGGCCGCTCGCAATGGTTTACCATCCCTTTAGATTGCGTGGAATACATTGTAGATTTCTGGGCGGGCAATAAGAAACTTCAGCGTTTTATAAAGTGGACATGGGCGCCCGACGAATTTATCTTCCAAACCATTTTATTCAACTCTGTACATAAAAGCAAAATGGTAAACAGGGATCTCCGTTACATCGATTGGTCGGCAGGCGGGGTAAGCCCTAAAACGCTTAATATAACCGACGCTGACAAGATGTTGGCATCCGGAGCATTTTGGGCTCGCAAACTGGATATGAGCCGCGATCCGGCGCTATTTGACTTGCTTGATGAGCATGCCGCCGAAACGGTAGCTTAA
- the greA gene encoding transcription elongation factor GreA: MAEVAYYTKDGLEKLKEELQYLKTEGRSQIAKAIAEARDKGDLSENAEYDAAKEAQGLHEAKIAKLGDLLANARLLDESKLDTSKVLALSKVKIKNTKNGATMTYQLVSENEADLKSGKISVASPIAKGLLGKKVGETTEIMVPAGKMEFEILEISR; the protein is encoded by the coding sequence ATGGCAGAGGTAGCATACTACACCAAAGACGGTTTAGAAAAATTAAAAGAAGAACTACAATATTTAAAGACAGAAGGCCGCTCGCAGATAGCAAAGGCAATTGCCGAAGCGCGTGACAAAGGCGACCTTTCTGAAAATGCTGAATATGATGCAGCAAAAGAAGCACAAGGCCTGCACGAGGCTAAAATTGCAAAGCTTGGCGATCTGCTTGCAAACGCGCGTCTGCTTGACGAATCTAAACTGGACACGTCTAAAGTATTAGCGCTATCAAAAGTAAAGATCAAGAATACAAAGAACGGCGCTACTATGACCTATCAATTGGTATCAGAGAATGAGGCCGACCTTAAATCGGGCAAAATATCTGTGGCCTCGCCTATTGCTAAAGGCTTGCTTGGTAAAAAAGTTGGGGAAACAACAGAAATAATGGTACCGGCAGGTAAAATGGAATTTGAGATCTTGGAAATTAGCAGGTAG
- the pdxA gene encoding 4-hydroxythreonine-4-phosphate dehydrogenase PdxA — protein MSERIKVGISIGDVNGIGLEVIIKTLADSRVFDYCTPIVYGHTKVASFHRRSCEITELNFNVISNAAEAQHQKANMINCWEEDVKIDLGVANETGGKYAFLSLQKATDDLLAGHIDALVTAPINKDNIQSEQFDFPGHTEYLQQRDNAADSLMFLVSDTLRVGVVTGHIPVAKVPQAISVEKILSKLKLMNTSLQKDFWIRKPKIAVLGLNPHAGDNGLIGNEEQSVIIPAVEEARANDILAFGPYAADGFFANATYMQFDAVLAMYHDQGLIPFKTIAFESGVNFTAGLSFVRTSPDHGTAYDIAGKNQASEVSFREALFTAIHVVKHRRENLVLSEDPLKFTKLSRDRD, from the coding sequence ATGAGCGAGAGAATAAAAGTTGGTATTAGCATTGGCGATGTAAATGGCATTGGCCTTGAGGTGATCATTAAAACGCTTGCTGATAGTCGGGTGTTTGACTATTGCACGCCCATTGTTTACGGGCATACCAAAGTTGCATCTTTTCACCGCCGCAGCTGCGAAATTACCGAATTGAATTTTAACGTCATCAGCAATGCCGCGGAGGCACAACATCAAAAAGCCAATATGATAAACTGTTGGGAAGAAGATGTGAAAATAGATTTAGGTGTCGCGAATGAAACAGGTGGCAAATATGCTTTCTTATCGTTGCAAAAAGCTACGGACGACCTTTTAGCCGGGCATATCGACGCGTTGGTTACTGCACCTATCAACAAGGATAACATCCAAAGCGAACAATTTGATTTCCCCGGTCATACAGAATATTTGCAGCAGCGCGATAACGCGGCAGATTCTTTGATGTTTCTGGTGAGCGATACTTTACGTGTAGGTGTGGTTACCGGCCACATCCCGGTAGCTAAGGTGCCGCAGGCAATTTCTGTAGAAAAAATCCTGAGCAAGTTAAAGCTAATGAACACATCGCTGCAAAAGGATTTTTGGATACGTAAACCTAAGATCGCTGTTCTGGGCCTAAACCCTCATGCAGGTGATAACGGACTGATAGGAAATGAAGAGCAAAGCGTAATTATCCCCGCGGTTGAGGAAGCCCGGGCGAACGATATCCTTGCCTTTGGCCCCTATGCGGCTGATGGCTTTTTTGCTAATGCAACTTACATGCAGTTTGACGCGGTGCTCGCTATGTATCATGACCAAGGTTTAATTCCTTTTAAAACCATCGCGTTCGAATCTGGTGTGAATTTTACTGCCGGACTTAGCTTTGTGCGTACATCGCCAGACCATGGCACAGCTTATGATATTGCCGGCAAAAATCAAGCGTCAGAAGTATCATTCCGCGAGGCATTATTTACAGCGATACATGTTGTAAAGCATCGCCGCGAAAATCTCGTTTTAAGCGAGGATCCGCTCAAATTTACCAAGCTTAGCCGCGATCGCGATTAA
- a CDS encoding DUF5009 domain-containing protein, with translation MSNFSDRVRSIDAFRALTMFLMIFVNDLDGIPHTPAWLKHVGEQTDGLGLADTIFPVFLFIVGLSIPFAFNKREKKGQNVLARILIRSFALLLIGFYHSNMETYNEQLALLPKPVWQSLLTISFFFLFADYRNTIPWKRWLYQGIGLVLLIVMSILFKSTDAGHPWLHYSWWGILGLIGWSYLICSLIYYYSGGVLWVQAAAWIFFLFFNLDYHFGMISFMDKFYSYIWLAGSGAMQAFTMAGIVVSVMYMRLKSNNDIKLLWVAMVCLAAILFNLGFIVRYYSGGISKMHDTPSWVFICTGIALVAYAFFAWLVDFAKQYNWVKVIEPAGKETFTCYLVPFIFYPLYQFSNLGYPEYLSEGTGGLIKALVFSFAMIWIAGLLNKIGIKLKI, from the coding sequence ATGAGTAATTTCTCAGATCGCGTCAGGTCGATCGATGCATTCAGGGCACTTACCATGTTCCTGATGATCTTTGTTAATGACCTCGACGGGATACCACATACCCCGGCCTGGCTTAAACATGTTGGTGAACAAACCGACGGCCTGGGTCTTGCCGATACCATCTTTCCGGTATTTTTATTCATTGTAGGCTTATCCATTCCGTTCGCTTTCAACAAACGCGAAAAGAAGGGGCAAAATGTGCTGGCGCGTATCTTGATCAGATCATTCGCTTTGCTGCTCATTGGTTTCTACCATTCTAACATGGAAACTTATAATGAGCAATTGGCTTTATTACCAAAGCCGGTTTGGCAAAGTTTGCTTACCATTAGCTTCTTTTTTCTTTTTGCCGACTACCGGAATACAATACCCTGGAAACGCTGGCTTTATCAGGGAATAGGGCTTGTGTTACTTATCGTAATGTCTATTTTGTTTAAGTCGACAGATGCAGGCCACCCATGGTTACATTACAGTTGGTGGGGTATTTTAGGATTAATAGGCTGGTCATATCTGATCTGCTCACTCATTTATTACTACTCGGGCGGTGTACTTTGGGTGCAGGCTGCCGCGTGGATATTCTTTTTGTTTTTTAACCTTGATTATCACTTTGGGATGATCAGTTTTATGGACAAGTTTTATAGTTACATCTGGCTGGCGGGCAGCGGCGCAATGCAGGCCTTCACAATGGCAGGCATCGTCGTATCTGTGATGTATATGCGGCTAAAAAGTAACAACGACATAAAGCTGCTCTGGGTAGCTATGGTATGCTTGGCTGCTATTTTATTTAACCTTGGTTTTATTGTGCGGTATTATAGCGGCGGGATATCTAAAATGCATGATACCCCCTCATGGGTATTTATCTGCACCGGTATTGCATTAGTTGCGTATGCTTTTTTTGCCTGGCTGGTAGATTTTGCCAAACAATACAATTGGGTGAAGGTGATTGAACCGGCAGGAAAAGAGACTTTTACCTGTTACCTGGTACCATTTATCTTTTATCCTTTGTATCAGTTTTCAAATTTAGGCTATCCCGAATATTTGAGCGAAGGAACGGGTGGTTTGATTAAGGCATTGGTATTCTCTTTCGCTATGATCTGGATCGCAGGCTTGTTGAATAAAATAGGCATCAAGCTCAAAATTTAA
- a CDS encoding NAD(P)-dependent oxidoreductase, translated as MASAQGFECDYRPDIKRDKILELLPAYTGLAVRSKFKVDKEVLDLATNLKFIARAGAGMDGIDEAHALQKGIQLLNAPEGNMDAVGEHAIGMLLSLMNNFDRADEEIRKGQWLREANRGYELKGRTVGIIGYGHMGQSFARKLSAFGVNVIAYDKYRTGFSDAYAREVSMEEIVKHSDVLSLHIPLTTETKGMVNDEYFFHFKKPIFFLNTARGPITDTQAVLNAIKQGKILGAGLDVLSTEKFPALAAEPWFDELIKSRKVLLTPHVAGWTFESYRKISEILGEKLKTLIL; from the coding sequence ATGGCTTCGGCGCAAGGCTTTGAATGCGATTATCGACCCGACATCAAAAGAGATAAAATACTTGAGCTGTTACCGGCTTACACAGGCTTAGCTGTTCGCTCTAAATTTAAGGTTGACAAAGAAGTGCTGGATCTGGCTACTAATCTAAAATTCATTGCGCGTGCGGGTGCAGGTATGGACGGCATTGACGAGGCACATGCTTTACAAAAAGGCATTCAACTGTTAAATGCCCCCGAAGGTAATATGGACGCGGTTGGCGAACATGCTATAGGTATGTTGTTATCGCTGATGAATAATTTTGATCGCGCTGATGAAGAAATACGCAAAGGTCAGTGGCTACGCGAAGCAAACAGGGGGTATGAGTTGAAAGGCCGAACCGTCGGTATTATTGGTTATGGTCACATGGGGCAAAGCTTCGCCCGAAAACTCTCCGCCTTTGGGGTTAATGTTATTGCTTATGACAAATACAGAACCGGCTTTAGCGACGCTTACGCCCGTGAGGTAAGCATGGAAGAAATAGTAAAACACAGCGATGTATTAAGCCTGCACATTCCATTAACTACAGAAACCAAGGGAATGGTGAATGATGAATATTTTTTTCATTTTAAAAAACCCATCTTCTTTTTGAATACGGCCCGGGGTCCTATTACAGATACGCAAGCGGTGCTCAATGCAATAAAACAAGGAAAGATTTTAGGTGCAGGTTTAGATGTTTTATCAACTGAGAAATTTCCTGCCCTGGCAGCCGAGCCCTGGTTTGATGAATTGATCAAGAGCAGAAAGGTGCTGCTTACTCCGCATGTTGCCGGGTGGACATTTGAATCGTACCGCAAGATCAGTGAAATTTTAGGAGAGAAACTAAAAACGCTAATACTCTAG
- a CDS encoding M3 family metallopeptidase, with the protein MKINQIYPVAVAVLVAVAVSSCKPNNNRSEATLSTNNPFLKQSTLALQAPAFDKIKDGDYQPAIEEGIKQQQEEINKIANNSAEPTFENTLVKMEKSGQMLTRVNNVFNLVTAANTNPTLQKVQEEVAPKLAANRDAILLNAKLYQRVKALFNKRAQLDLDPESLRLLEFYEQKFELAGANLSDKAKDSLKRYNREEASLSAKFTSQVLAANKAGALVVDKKEDLAGLTDAELNAAADNAKSAKKEGKWMLSLQNTTQQPALRELTNRDTRKKLFDASYIRAERGDANDTRATITRIAQLHALEAKLLGYNSFAEWKLKDQMAQNPQAVQSFLDKLVPAATAKARSEAADIQSVIDAQKGGFKLQPYDWNFYAEQVRKAKYNLDENEVKPFFELNKVLMDGVFYAANQLYGLTFKERKDLPVYQEDVRVFDVFDKDGSQLGLFYCDYYKRDNKNGGAWMDNLVGESKLLGAKPVIYNVCNFTKPAPGQPALISADDAKTMFHEFGHGLHGLFAAQKYPSLASPNTSRDFVEFPSQFNEHWAYDPKIFAHYAVHYKTGAPMPQALVEKIKKAATFNQGYALTEALAADAIDLKWNTLPANAGKQDVDKFETAALHSAGLDLPQVPPRYRSSYFLHIWANGYAAGYYAYAWTEMLDDDAFSWFQQNGSLTRANGQRFRDMILSKGNTEEYGNMFKNFRGHAPDIHPMLESRGLVVK; encoded by the coding sequence ATGAAGATCAATCAAATATATCCGGTAGCTGTCGCGGTTCTTGTTGCAGTTGCCGTCTCATCATGCAAGCCAAATAATAATCGTTCAGAAGCAACACTGTCGACCAATAATCCATTCCTGAAACAAAGTACGCTGGCATTGCAGGCGCCTGCTTTTGATAAGATCAAGGATGGCGACTACCAACCTGCTATTGAAGAGGGAATCAAACAACAGCAAGAAGAGATTAACAAAATCGCTAACAACTCCGCTGAACCAACCTTTGAAAATACGCTTGTAAAAATGGAAAAAAGCGGGCAGATGCTTACCCGCGTAAACAATGTATTTAACCTGGTAACGGCCGCAAACACCAACCCCACACTGCAAAAAGTACAGGAAGAGGTGGCGCCGAAATTAGCTGCCAACCGCGACGCTATTCTACTAAATGCAAAGTTGTATCAGCGTGTTAAAGCATTATTTAATAAACGCGCGCAACTAGATCTCGACCCGGAATCACTGCGGTTATTGGAATTTTACGAACAGAAATTTGAATTAGCCGGTGCAAACCTTTCTGATAAAGCCAAAGACAGCTTGAAACGGTATAACCGGGAAGAAGCGAGCTTAAGCGCCAAATTTACCAGCCAGGTATTGGCCGCCAATAAAGCAGGCGCATTGGTGGTGGATAAAAAAGAAGATCTGGCCGGACTTACAGATGCGGAGCTAAATGCCGCTGCTGATAATGCCAAGTCGGCAAAAAAGGAAGGTAAGTGGATGCTGTCTTTACAGAACACTACTCAGCAACCGGCATTGCGCGAACTGACTAACCGCGATACCCGTAAAAAATTATTTGATGCCTCATATATCCGCGCAGAACGCGGCGACGCTAATGACACCCGTGCCACTATCACCCGCATTGCTCAACTGCACGCTTTAGAAGCTAAACTTTTAGGTTATAACAGTTTTGCCGAATGGAAGTTAAAAGACCAGATGGCACAGAATCCGCAAGCTGTTCAAAGCTTTTTAGATAAGCTTGTGCCTGCAGCCACAGCAAAGGCGCGCAGTGAAGCTGCAGATATCCAGTCGGTAATTGATGCCCAAAAGGGAGGGTTTAAACTGCAGCCATACGATTGGAACTTTTATGCAGAACAGGTGCGCAAAGCGAAATATAATCTGGACGAGAACGAGGTTAAACCATTTTTCGAATTAAATAAAGTTTTGATGGATGGCGTGTTCTACGCGGCTAACCAGCTTTATGGATTAACATTTAAAGAGCGCAAAGACCTGCCTGTCTATCAGGAAGATGTGCGTGTGTTCGATGTGTTTGATAAAGACGGAAGCCAGTTGGGCTTGTTCTATTGCGATTATTACAAACGTGACAATAAGAACGGCGGTGCCTGGATGGATAACCTGGTTGGCGAATCAAAGCTGTTGGGTGCCAAGCCGGTGATCTATAATGTATGTAATTTTACCAAGCCTGCACCGGGGCAGCCCGCGTTGATCAGCGCGGACGACGCCAAAACCATGTTCCACGAATTTGGTCATGGCCTTCATGGTTTGTTTGCCGCGCAAAAATATCCAAGTTTGGCAAGTCCTAATACCTCGCGCGACTTTGTGGAGTTTCCGTCTCAGTTTAACGAGCATTGGGCTTATGATCCTAAGATATTTGCGCACTATGCCGTGCATTACAAAACAGGCGCGCCAATGCCACAAGCTTTAGTAGAAAAGATCAAAAAGGCAGCGACCTTTAACCAGGGTTATGCTTTAACAGAAGCCCTGGCTGCTGATGCTATAGACCTGAAATGGAATACCCTGCCTGCAAACGCCGGTAAACAAGATGTAGATAAATTTGAAACTGCCGCGCTGCACAGCGCCGGCTTGGATCTGCCGCAAGTACCGCCGCGCTACCGCTCGAGCTATTTTCTGCATATATGGGCTAATGGTTACGCTGCAGGATATTACGCTTACGCCTGGACAGAAATGCTGGACGATGACGCCTTTAGCTGGTTTCAACAGAATGGTAGCTTAACCCGTGCCAATGGTCAGCGGTTTAGGGACATGATCTTATCCAAAGGCAACACAGAAGAATACGGCAACATGTTTAAGAACTTTCGCGGCCACGCGCCTGATATCCATCCAATGTTAGAGAGCAGGGGACTGGTAGTTAAGTAG
- a CDS encoding HIT family protein yields the protein MATIFNKIISGEIPSYKIAESNDYLAFLDINPLAEGHVLVIPKIEVDNLFDLDDATYTGLQMFAKIVAHGIKRSVPCIKVGVAVIGLEVPHAHIHLIPVNQVSDMNFARPKLSFTAGQLQATADKIKAAIHTDIVQDEE from the coding sequence ATGGCAACTATTTTCAATAAGATCATATCAGGAGAAATACCTTCGTACAAAATTGCAGAAAGTAATGATTACCTGGCTTTCCTGGATATTAACCCGCTTGCAGAGGGGCATGTATTGGTTATCCCCAAAATTGAGGTTGATAACTTGTTCGATCTTGATGATGCAACCTATACCGGCCTGCAGATGTTTGCAAAGATAGTAGCACACGGCATAAAACGTTCTGTGCCTTGTATTAAGGTGGGTGTTGCAGTGATTGGGTTAGAGGTGCCTCACGCACACATACATTTGATACCTGTTAATCAGGTAAGTGATATGAATTTTGCAAGGCCTAAGCTATCTTTTACGGCAGGGCAATTACAAGCGACGGCAGATAAAATTAAAGCCGCCATTCACACCGATATCGTTCAAGACGAAGAATAG
- a CDS encoding glycosyltransferase family 2 protein, whose translation MRMHSPRLSVITVVYNNAADIERTLKSVINQTYTKIEYVVIDGASTDGTLDILKQYQDNITTLISEPDKGIYDAMNKGLEIATGDYVLFMNSGDEIYADNTVAKVFESGDEADIYYGETEMIDGIGKSLGRRRHKAPNKFTWKSFKYGMSISHQAIYVRRSLAEPYNNTSYSLSADIDWILTAAKKAKKIIKVEGYVAKYLVGGMSKKKHRQSLIERFNIMRKHYGLIPTILNHGVIAFNLGWYWLLHRRTND comes from the coding sequence ATGCGAATGCATAGCCCACGCTTAAGCGTTATTACTGTAGTGTACAATAATGCTGCAGATATTGAGCGCACGCTTAAGTCTGTGATCAATCAGACTTACACGAAAATTGAATATGTGGTAATCGACGGAGCATCGACAGACGGAACCCTGGATATTTTAAAGCAGTACCAGGATAATATAACAACGCTAATTTCTGAACCTGATAAAGGCATTTACGACGCTATGAATAAGGGATTAGAAATAGCTACTGGCGATTATGTACTGTTTATGAACTCGGGAGATGAAATATATGCTGATAATACCGTTGCGAAAGTCTTTGAATCAGGTGATGAGGCTGATATATATTACGGTGAGACGGAAATGATTGACGGTATTGGTAAAAGCCTAGGCCGCCGCCGGCATAAAGCACCTAATAAATTTACTTGGAAAAGTTTTAAATACGGTATGAGTATAAGTCACCAGGCCATTTACGTAAGAAGGTCCTTGGCAGAGCCTTATAATAATACCAGCTATAGCTTGAGTGCCGACATCGATTGGATATTAACGGCCGCCAAAAAAGCGAAAAAGATAATTAAAGTAGAAGGCTATGTAGCAAAATACCTGGTAGGGGGGATGTCTAAAAAGAAACATCGGCAAAGTCTCATTGAGCGGTTCAATATCATGCGGAAGCATTATGGATTGATACCGACAATTTTAAACCATGGAGTGATCGCCTTTAATTTGGGGTGGTATTGGTTATTACACCGCCGAACAAATGATTAA
- the ruvC gene encoding crossover junction endodeoxyribonuclease RuvC, translating into MQALPVKERIILGIDPGTAVMGYGLVKETGNRVELISMGVVKIPAGNDHMLKLQRIFEKTVALIDNYHPDALAIEAPFYGKNIQVMLKLGRAQGTAIAAALSRNIPVNEYSPRKIKQAITGNGNAGKEQVAAMLQQILHFKETPEFLDATDGLAVALCHSFQKITTGRGSSVSHSSWESFVKDNAARVNAPIKFKK; encoded by the coding sequence ATGCAAGCCCTGCCTGTTAAAGAAAGAATTATCCTGGGTATCGACCCTGGCACCGCTGTAATGGGGTATGGGTTGGTAAAGGAAACAGGCAACAGAGTTGAACTTATAAGCATGGGCGTTGTAAAGATCCCTGCAGGCAACGACCATATGCTTAAATTGCAGCGCATATTTGAAAAAACTGTCGCCCTTATAGACAATTACCACCCCGACGCGTTGGCCATTGAAGCGCCCTTTTATGGTAAAAATATTCAGGTAATGTTAAAGCTTGGCCGGGCACAGGGCACCGCTATTGCCGCGGCGTTGTCACGTAATATCCCGGTTAACGAATATTCGCCGCGAAAAATAAAGCAGGCCATAACCGGCAACGGCAATGCGGGTAAAGAGCAGGTAGCCGCCATGCTGCAGCAGATACTCCATTTTAAAGAAACGCCCGAATTTTTAGATGCCACTGATGGCTTAGCCGTGGCGCTTTGCCACAGTTTTCAAAAGATCACCACGGGCCGGGGCAGCAGTGTAAGCCATTCGAGCTGGGAATCTTTCGTTAAAGACAATGCAGCCCGCGTTAACGCGCCAATAAAGTTTAAAAAGTAA